In the Campylobacter lari genome, ATTAAATTTCAAAGTACTATTTTAAATCCTTCTTTTACTTTTGAAAGTTTTGTTGTAGGAGATTCTAATCAATTTGCCTATGCAACCTGCAAAGCCATTACCGATAAAAGCAAACTTGGAAAATTATACAATCCTATCTTTATCTATGGCCCTACAGGACTTGGAAAAACTCACTTGCTTCAAGCTGTCGGAAATGTATGCTTGGATAATGGATATAAAGTTATTTATGCTACAAGTGATAATTTTATCAATGATTTTACCATGCATTTAAATAACAAAACCATGAGTAAATTCCATGAAAAATACAAAAATTGCGATGTTTTACTCATCGATGATGTGCAGTTTTTAGGTAAAACAGATAAAATTCAAGAAGAATTTTTCTTTACTTTTAATGAAATCAAGGAAAAATTTGGACAAATCATCATGACAAGTGACAATCCTCCAAATATGTTAAAAGGTATAACAGAACGCTTAAAAAGCCGTTTTGCAAATGGGATCATTGCAGATATCACTCCACCTCAACTTGATACAAAAATCGCAATTATTAAGAAAAAATGCGAATTTAATGCTATTTATCTCAAACCTGAAGTTATAAGTTACATCGCTACTTCAATGGGAGATAATATCCGAGAAATTGAAGGCATGATTACAAATTTAAATGCGCAAGCAAGGCTTTTTAACCAAGAAATCACTTTAGAAATTGTTAAAAGCTTTATGAAAGATCACATTAAAGAAACAAAAGAAAATATCAGTGTTGAAGATATACTTGCTGATGTTTCAAAAAGCTATAATCTTAAACCTAATGATATAAAATCAAACAAAAAAACACAAAATATCGTTATGGCAAGAAGGGTTGTGATATATTTAGCAAGAGAACTTACAACTATGTCTATGCCTCAACTTGCTAGATTTTTTAATATGAAAGATCATACGGCCATTTCACATAATATTAAAAAAATTCAAGAGCTAATGGGTGAAAATGAAAACTTAAAAGCCATAGTAGAAGAATTAAGAAATAAAATTTTGACAAAAATAAAAAGCACCCTGTGAATAAAAGTGAAAAACAAAAAATTTTATTCTATAAGTAAAATTTCTATAAAAAAAGACTTTTAAAAAGCATTTCACATTTTCACATTGCTTATTATTATGATAAAATAAATTTAAAAAAACAAAGGAAGTAAAAATGAAAATTAGCATTAATAAAAACACTTTAGAATCTGCCATAGTTTTAACTAATTCTTATGTAGATAAAAAAGACTCAAGCAATATCGCTTCTCACTTACTTTTTGAAGTAATTGAAGATAAATTAATCATAAGGGCAAGTGATTATGAAATAGGTATTAATTATAAAATCAAAAAAATCAAAGTTGAAAGTGCAGGTTTTGCAACTGCTAATGCTAAAAGTATTTTAGATATTATAAAAAGTTTAAATAACGAAGATGTAGTCCTAGAAACCATAGAAAATTTCCTTTTTATTAGACAAAAAGGAACTAAATATAAACTTCCTATGTTTAATTATGAAGATTTTCCAAATTTCCCAAGCACTGAAGGAAAAGATAAATTTGATATTGATTCAAGTGATTTGAGTAGATCTTTGAAAAAAATCCTACCTGCAGTTGATACAAATAATCCAAAGTATTCTTTAAATGGTGCTTTACTTGATATAAAAACAACCCACATTAGCTTTGTAGGAACAGATACTAAACGCTTAGCGGTTTTTACACTAAATAAAACAAATGAAAAAGAATTTAACCTTTGTATTCCTAAAAAAGCTATTTTAGAAATGCAAAAAATCTTTTTTGAAAAAATTGAAATTTATTATGATGAAAATATATTGATTGCAAAAAATGATAATTTTGAGTTTTTCACAAAACTTATTAATGATAAATTCCCTGATTATGAAAGAGTAATTCCAAAAAATATCACAAAAGAATTTATTTTTAAAACAGAAGAATTTATGGATGCATTGAAAAAAATCAATGTAATTACTGAAAAAATGAAATTAAATTTCCATAAAGATAAACTTGTGTTTGAAGGTATTAGTTTAGATAATATGGAAGCAAAAACTGAACTTGAAATGGAACTTAATATAGATGAGGAATTTAATCTTTGTATAAAAAATAAATTCATCACTGACTTTTTAAATTCTATTGAAAGTGAAACATTCAAACTTAGCATAAATGAACCTCATATGGCATTTTTAGTTTCAAGTGAAGAATTACAAACTGTAATTATGCCAGTTATTTTATAAGGAAAATAAATGCAAGAAAATCAAAATTACGGCGCAGGAAATATTAAAGTTTTAAAAGGCTTAGAAGCTGTTAGAAAACGCCCTGGTATGTACATAGGTGATACCAATATAGGCGGTCTTCATCATATGATTTATGAAGTAGTAGATAATTCTATCGATGAAGCTATGGCAGGTTTTTGTGACACGATTAATGTAGAAATTACCACAGAAGGTTCTTGTATAGTAAGTGATAATGGTAGAGGAATTCCTGTAGGAATTCACCCTACTGAAAATATTCCAACTTTAACTGTAGTTTTAACCGTACTTCATGCAGGTGGAAAATTTGATAAAGATACTTATAAAGTTTCAGGTGGTTTACACGGGGTTGGTGTGAGCGTTGTAAATGCTTTATCAAAAAAATTAGTTGCTACAGTGCATAGAGATGGAGAAATTTATCGCCAAGAATTTTCAGAAGGTAAAGTCACAAGTAATTTTGAAACCATAGGTAAAAGTAAAAAAACAGGAACAATCATAGAATTTTGGCCAGATGATCAAATTTTTGAAGTGACTGATTTTGATTATGAAATTTTAGCTAAAAGATTTCGTGAACTTGCATATTTAAATCCAAAAATTACTATAAATTTTAAAGATAACCGCGTAGGAAAAGCAGAAAGTTTTCATTTTGAAGGTGGTATAAGTCAGTTTATTACAGATTTAAATAAAAAACAAGCTTTAACTAAGGCAATATTTTTCAATGTAGATGAAGAAGATGTAAATGTTGAAGTAGCATTGCTTTATAATGATAGTTATAGTGAAAATTTACTTTCTTTTGTAAATAATATCAAAACTCCAGATGGTGGAACACACGAAGCAGGTTTTAGAATGGGCTTAACTCGTG is a window encoding:
- the dnaA gene encoding chromosomal replication initiator protein DnaA → MNIKDFLLEFKTEISNNEYNTYISHLQFSEKLSKNNILVFIAPNHFLAKFIQTKYAQKLAYFYEVKTGINPQVKIITNDQKVEKKHFSTDISQIKFQSTILNPSFTFESFVVGDSNQFAYATCKAITDKSKLGKLYNPIFIYGPTGLGKTHLLQAVGNVCLDNGYKVIYATSDNFINDFTMHLNNKTMSKFHEKYKNCDVLLIDDVQFLGKTDKIQEEFFFTFNEIKEKFGQIIMTSDNPPNMLKGITERLKSRFANGIIADITPPQLDTKIAIIKKKCEFNAIYLKPEVISYIATSMGDNIREIEGMITNLNAQARLFNQEITLEIVKSFMKDHIKETKENISVEDILADVSKSYNLKPNDIKSNKKTQNIVMARRVVIYLARELTTMSMPQLARFFNMKDHTAISHNIKKIQELMGENENLKAIVEELRNKILTKIKSTL
- the dnaN gene encoding DNA polymerase III subunit beta; translation: MKISINKNTLESAIVLTNSYVDKKDSSNIASHLLFEVIEDKLIIRASDYEIGINYKIKKIKVESAGFATANAKSILDIIKSLNNEDVVLETIENFLFIRQKGTKYKLPMFNYEDFPNFPSTEGKDKFDIDSSDLSRSLKKILPAVDTNNPKYSLNGALLDIKTTHISFVGTDTKRLAVFTLNKTNEKEFNLCIPKKAILEMQKIFFEKIEIYYDENILIAKNDNFEFFTKLINDKFPDYERVIPKNITKEFIFKTEEFMDALKKINVITEKMKLNFHKDKLVFEGISLDNMEAKTELEMELNIDEEFNLCIKNKFITDFLNSIESETFKLSINEPHMAFLVSSEELQTVIMPVIL